A single Oncorhynchus kisutch isolate 150728-3 linkage group LG19, Okis_V2, whole genome shotgun sequence DNA region contains:
- the si:ch211-255i20.3 gene encoding transmembrane emp24 domain-containing protein 11, with translation MNVRGIGLWMLCYLVLTAAMYFDLGEQEEKCLIEEIPGDMLVTGYFLLENWDAKNNLNSPHLGLTITVRDPNHDILMKKRYGRFGKFTFTSHASGPHWLCMQSNSTRFSVFASERLRIHFDVQMGEHSIDPSVERHKDTVQTMEYSLEHLRDQILYITRQQDFQREREETFRQISEETNGKVLWWAVVQTSILLSVGFWQIKRLKDFLIAKKLV, from the exons ATGAATGTGAGGGGCATTGGGCTGTGGATGCTGTGTTACCTAGTGCTGACGGCTGCTATGTACTTTGATCTGGGTGAGCAGGAGGAGAAATGCCTCATCGAGGAGATTCCAGGCGACATGCTGGTCACAG GTTATTTTCTTTTGGAGAATTGGGATGCAAAAAATAACCTTAACTCCCCTCATCTTGGCCTCACTATCACTGTGCGAGATCCAAACCATGAC ATACTGATGAAAAAAAGATATGGCAGATTTGGAAAATTCACATTCACATCCCACGCTTCTGGCCCACATTGGTTGTGCATGCAGTCCAACTCAACAAGGTTTTCAGTTTTTGCCAGTGAAAGGCTG AGGATTCATTTTGATGTTCAGATGGGAGAGCACTCCATTGACCCCAGTGTTgagagacacaaagacacagtCCAGACCATGGAGTACAGCCTGGAGCACCTGAGGGACCAGATCCTATACATCACCAGGCAGCAAGACTTCCAGAGG GAAAGAGAGGAAACTTTCCGTCAGATCAGTGAAGAAACCAATGGGAAAGTTTTGTGGTGGGCTGTTGTGCAGACTTCCATTCTACTATCAGTTGGATTTTGGCAAATCAAAAGACTGAAAGACTTCTTGATTGCAAAGAAGTTGGTTTGA